The following coding sequences are from one Paenibacillus sp. JDR-2 window:
- a CDS encoding alpha-L-fucosidase: MSQSNIEQRTERTKWFLQDRFGMFIHWGLYAIPARGEWIRNGERISVEDYQVYFDEFNPERYDPKEWAKAAKAAGMKYAVLTAKHHDGFCLFDSQLTDYKSTNTACGRDLVREFLDAFRAEGLKVGLYYSLLDWHHPDYPAYGDRHHPMRDNEAYKRGPERFAGYLDYMHGQVRELLTGYGKLDIMWFDFSYDEMKGEAWRATELMEMIRSIQPHIIVDNRLDAGGEGGGSIYTNNPNLYAGDFASPEQIIPPSGVTDEEGNSIPWEACITLNNNWGYSASDYTYKSAKTVIRKLVECVSKNGNLLLNVGPNAKGEIPRESLDILEEVGEWLGKNGDSIYGCVEAGLPKPEWGRYTRKGNKLYAHLLEESIGPIGLVGLAGRVKQARLLSDGSEVFVTRPWNVHLFEKDAFFNFARPETATYPLPDERNTVVELTLIDEE; the protein is encoded by the coding sequence ATGAGTCAATCAAATATCGAGCAGCGTACGGAACGAACCAAGTGGTTCCTGCAGGACCGGTTCGGCATGTTTATTCATTGGGGGTTGTATGCAATTCCCGCTCGCGGGGAGTGGATTCGGAACGGGGAACGGATCAGCGTCGAGGATTATCAGGTCTACTTCGACGAGTTTAATCCGGAGCGTTACGATCCGAAGGAGTGGGCAAAGGCAGCCAAAGCGGCAGGGATGAAGTATGCGGTGCTTACTGCCAAGCATCATGACGGCTTCTGTCTGTTCGACAGCCAGCTGACCGATTATAAGTCTACCAATACGGCATGCGGTAGAGATCTGGTCAGAGAGTTCCTGGACGCTTTCCGCGCGGAAGGACTTAAGGTGGGGCTGTACTACTCGCTGCTGGATTGGCATCATCCCGATTATCCGGCATACGGCGACCGTCATCACCCGATGCGAGACAATGAGGCGTATAAGCGCGGTCCGGAACGGTTCGCGGGCTATCTCGACTATATGCACGGCCAGGTGCGCGAGCTGCTTACCGGCTATGGCAAGCTGGACATTATGTGGTTCGATTTCTCCTATGACGAGATGAAGGGCGAAGCTTGGCGCGCAACCGAGCTGATGGAGATGATCCGTTCCATTCAACCGCATATCATCGTCGACAACCGTCTGGATGCGGGCGGAGAAGGGGGCGGATCGATCTATACGAATAATCCGAACCTGTACGCGGGGGACTTTGCCTCTCCGGAGCAGATCATTCCGCCAAGCGGCGTTACGGATGAAGAGGGCAACTCCATACCGTGGGAAGCTTGCATTACTCTAAATAATAACTGGGGTTATAGCGCGTCTGATTATACGTACAAGTCAGCCAAGACGGTTATCCGCAAGCTGGTCGAGTGCGTCAGCAAGAACGGCAACCTGCTCCTCAATGTTGGACCTAATGCCAAAGGAGAGATCCCGCGCGAGTCATTGGACATTTTGGAGGAAGTGGGGGAATGGCTCGGCAAGAACGGCGACAGCATTTACGGCTGCGTGGAAGCCGGTCTTCCTAAGCCGGAGTGGGGCCGGTACACGCGCAAGGGAAACAAGCTATACGCGCATTTGCTCGAGGAAAGCATCGGACCAATCGGCCTCGTGGGTCTGGCCGGCCGCGTGAAGCAGGCGAGACTGCTGTCCGACGGCTCCGAGGTATTTGTCACTCGTCCGTGGAATGTGCATCTGTTCGAGAAGGATGCCTTCTTCAACTTCGCAAGACCGGAGACGGCTACTTATCCGCTCCCGGATGAGCGGAATACCGTTGTGGAGCTTACGCTGATTGACGAGGAATAG
- a CDS encoding helix-turn-helix transcriptional regulator → MLLNSNYEFLNEMLQHLQVHLEEAYYTQCSPQWRELDYIPSYNKFYLICEGEGWLNIDGQDYRPVPGQLVHMPAHVLQSYSAVSDRPYSKYWCHFTATMGEMDLFQWLEIPPILDISPDHTDSLTKLFRELVELYQNRSYLARIREKAILLEIIALFLSHSDTHLKFVPGRLGEIERLKQIEAFIEANLSEALTLEQLAKHVHLHPNYLVRYFNKHFAVPPLKYLNRKRMQKAKSLLGTTDLAIKEIAELVGFPDTNHFAKAFRKEASCSPTEYRHRAGRN, encoded by the coding sequence ATGTTGCTCAATTCTAATTACGAGTTTCTTAACGAAATGCTCCAGCATCTGCAGGTTCATCTGGAGGAAGCTTATTATACCCAATGCTCGCCCCAATGGCGCGAGCTTGATTATATCCCGTCCTACAATAAATTTTATCTGATCTGCGAGGGCGAGGGTTGGTTGAACATCGACGGCCAGGATTACCGCCCCGTTCCCGGGCAGCTGGTCCATATGCCCGCTCATGTTCTGCAATCCTACTCCGCTGTCAGTGACCGCCCTTATTCAAAATACTGGTGCCATTTCACGGCCACGATGGGCGAAATGGATCTGTTCCAGTGGCTGGAGATTCCTCCTATTCTCGACATCTCTCCCGACCATACGGATAGCTTGACGAAGCTGTTCCGGGAGCTGGTAGAGTTGTATCAGAATCGCTCTTACCTGGCAAGAATACGGGAAAAGGCCATTCTGCTCGAAATTATCGCCTTGTTTCTCTCGCATTCCGATACGCATCTGAAATTCGTGCCGGGGCGGCTTGGCGAAATCGAGAGGCTGAAGCAGATTGAAGCATTTATCGAAGCTAATCTGTCCGAAGCTTTGACGCTGGAGCAGCTTGCGAAGCATGTCCATCTCCACCCCAACTATCTTGTCCGTTATTTCAACAAACATTTCGCGGTTCCGCCGCTCAAATATTTGAACCGCAAACGGATGCAGAAGGCCAAATCTCTCCTGGGCACAACGGACCTTGCGATTAAGGAAATTGCCGAGCTTGTCGGCTTCCCCGATACGAACCATTTCGCCAAGGCATTCCGCAAGGAAGCCAGCTGCTCCCCGACGGAATACCGTCACCGTGCAGGACGGAACTGA
- a CDS encoding SgcJ/EcaC family oxidoreductase, with protein sequence MPGQQEDIQAIHNVFRSLYRAWDQGDGKAYSAFFTPDADYVTFFGEHLKGRSEIDSAHQALWDGPLRGSKMIADLREMKLRFISPDMAIAHATGSVLMRWQKKAPASRDSINTNVLVRQNGEWKIAAFHNCRIKKLNGLIRLLFHLK encoded by the coding sequence ATGCCGGGTCAACAAGAGGATATTCAAGCCATTCATAATGTATTTCGGTCCCTGTACAGGGCATGGGATCAGGGCGACGGCAAGGCTTATAGCGCGTTTTTTACCCCGGATGCCGACTATGTCACCTTCTTTGGCGAGCATCTGAAAGGCCGGAGCGAGATTGATAGCGCTCATCAAGCTTTATGGGACGGCCCGCTGCGCGGATCCAAGATGATTGCGGATTTGCGGGAAATGAAGCTGCGTTTTATTTCGCCGGACATGGCTATTGCGCATGCAACCGGATCCGTTCTGATGCGTTGGCAGAAAAAAGCGCCCGCGAGCCGCGACTCCATTAACACCAACGTGCTGGTGAGACAAAACGGGGAATGGAAGATCGCCGCCTTCCACAACTGCCGCATCAAAAAGCTGAATGGGCTCATCCGGCTTTTATTCCATTTGAAGTAG